CAATTGCCGGGACCTCATATCGTGACAACAGTCCCGGCGCGTCCGAGCGGTGTTACTCGGTCAGGGCATCGAACGCTTGTGGCCTGGCACCGGCTACACAAACATCTTGCTGTACGGCGCTAACCACGCCGCCCGCTCTCACCGGACTGACATGCTCACCGGGCTGCGGCGTTATCAATCTCGACTGGTCACCGTCAGCCGGTGCTACCAGTTATCGTGTGTACCGCGACGGTTCCTTCTATACCAGCGTACAAGGCTCCGGCTATCAGGACACCAATCCCGGAACCGGCCAGCGTTGCTACCATGTGACCGCGGTCAACACCTGCGGCGAGTCCGGCGATTCTCCGCGAGCTTGTTGTACAGCTCTGCAGCCCCCACCGCCCTTGACGGCTCTGAATTGCGAGCCACGATGTGGCGCTATCGCCCTGAGTTGGTCGGCGTCGGCAGGTGCGACCTCCTATCGGATATTCCGCGATGGCACTCCGTACTCGTCGACCAGCGGCACCAGTTGGACGGACACCAGCCCGACAACGGGCGAACATTGCTACACAGTAACAGCCGAGAATGCTTGCGGCCCGTCGGCTCATTCGCCTGAGGCTTGCTGCACGGCGCTATTCATACCGGCCCCGCCGAACAGTCTGACCTGCTCCCCCGGATGCGGCTACATACAACTTACCTGGCCGGCATCAGCAGGGGCGACTCAGTATCGCGTCTATCGCGATGGAGCTATTCTGGTCGCGGTAGGCGGTACGGCATACCAGGACAACTCCCCTGGCGCCGCCGAGCGATGCTATGTCGTCACGGCCGTTAATACGTGCGGAGAGTCCGATAAGTCTCCGGAAGCATGCTGTACCGCGGGTGCCGGTCCGGCCCAGGTGCTCGGCCTGCAGGCTACCACCACTGTTTGTGATACCATCAAACTCCGATGGTCGGCCGTGGCAGGGGCCACCGGCTATCGTATCTATCGCAATGGCGCCGGTCATGCCTCGATCCCCCCGGCCACCACATTCGACGACTACATCGGCTTTGATGCCTGCTACGAGTATGAAGTAACCGCCCTCAACGATTGCGCCGAGGGACCACCCTCCGATCCGGTGAGCGGTTGTAGCGAATGTGCAGCGACCACATACAATATCTCCGGTTACATGGTCTACTACGATATGGTCAAGCATATCCCGGATGTGACCGTCGATCTGTCCGGTAACGCCGTGGCTACTACGTTTTCTGATGGCTCTGGTTGGTATGGATTTGGCCCTCTTCCAACCGGCAACTATCAGGTGACACCATCACGTCCGGACGACGACGGCGGTGTCAGTATCGGTGACGTTGTCAAGATACGTCGTCACCTGGCCTTTATCGAACTTCTGGATTCACCATACAAACTGCTGGCGGCCGATGTTAACTGCGGCGGTACGGTTAGTGTGTCTGATATCATCAAGATTCGCAGGTATCTCGCCCAGTTGGAAGGCTTGCCGTGCGGTAACTGGGTCTTCATCGATTCCAGTTTCGCCATAACCAACGCCAACTGGTTTGCAGCCCCTCAGATGATCACGGGCGGTCTGACTTATGACTGGACCGATTCCAGTTTCGTAGGTGTCCGCTACGGTGACGTTAACAACACCTGGTCGCCAGGTCCGGCACCACCGGTTGTAGCCAGGACGGTACAGCCTGGCCATGCCGCAGGTGGAGCAGTGGTCGTTGTTCGCGACGTGCTTGATGCCAAGGCGGGTGATCTGGTGAAGGTTGCAATTAACGCCGGTTCGGCCGGGAAACTGGCCGGTCTGGAACTACATTTGGATTATTCGTTCACCGAGTTGTCGCTTATTGATGTTTCTTCGTCGTCTTTGAAGAACTTCACTGCAAACACTCGCGGAGAAGAGATCCATCTGGTCTGGGAAGACATTAACGATCCGGTCCAAGCTTCGGATGAAACATCGCTGTTTACTCTCACCTTCCGTGTGGCCGAAGGCTTGAATGTCCCGGCTGAAATCGGTATTCGCGGTGAGATCGTCGATGAGAGCGGTGATCCGTACTTTGCCGATTGGCAGGCAGGCACGATTGTTGTCGCCAGCCCGTCGCCGGATGGTTCTGACGCCGGAATGATGCCTGAGAGTTTCTATCTCAGCGCCAACTATCCCAACCCGTTCAACCCTGAGACGCATATTGATTTCGGTCTGCCTCAGGCATCGCACGTCTCATTGTGCATTTACAATGTCATGGGACAGCGGGTGGCCTGCCTGATCGATCAGGCGTTTGGGTCCGGAAATCATCAAGTGACCTGGGACGGTCGTGACGAGACCGGTGTCCTGGTTGGTTCCGGTGTGTACTTCTACCGTCTCGAAGCCGGGTCGTTTACACAGACTCGAAAGATGACGCTGATGAAGTAAACTGGTTTTGAACATACCGGTCGGTGGGCGCCAATTGCTGCGTCCACCGACCAGGTTGATTTGTGCGATAGACCGAGATGACAGACAGAAGAAGAGTGTTGATTGGAGAGAGTGCTATGAAAAGCTATCGATCATGGGCTGCGGTCCTGATGGCCGTTGTATTGTTAGCCATGGCCGGATCACTACCGGCAGGCAATGCGGATGATGGTCCCGCTGTGGTTCCAAAGACTTTAGAGGGACGAACCACGCAACCGGTCTGGACATTCGATCTGACCCCCAACGATGTCATCCAGTCGGCGCCATTCGAGCCTGTGCAACATGTCCAGGCGAAGCCCTACACGGAGAAGAGCCCTGTCAACCCTGAAGACTATGACGCCGAAGTTGTGGTCGATGACGACGGACGGGTATCGATGATCGGCGTCTCGAAGATGAAGATGTACCTTGAAAAAGAGCAGCTTTCTCCCACAGTGGAAGAAGAGTTGCGCCGAGCGCAGGCGCGCGGCGTGCCGCGCGACGAACTTTCCAGCGATGCGATGAGCCCTGCCTCTCAGGCGCTGGCCAACCCATTCTTGATCACGAGCGGCTCGGTCAACAGCCTGATCCCCGACCAGGGTTGGCACTGGCGGCGGGTTATCGACACGATGGGAAATGCGCCCGCCGGAGCGGTCGTGACTAATCTCGAATACCGACTCAGGATCGATGACACCGGCGATCCGCTGACGTTTTACTGTGGTGACTATGAGATCCATCTGTTCACCGGTGCCGCCGACCGCGAACTAATGATATATGATAATCTCGGCGGTCGCACCGATGGCGGTTTCGATGATGACGCCGAAGATGACTCAGACATTTACCTCAACTGGCGCAATACGCATTTCTTTGACGGTGACAGTGCCGCCGGCTG
This DNA window, taken from Candidatus Zixiibacteriota bacterium, encodes the following:
- a CDS encoding T9SS type A sorting domain-containing protein; the protein is MRAIVTFTLITTLAVLLPIGTVMAISVEPVSYEQTLANAEMIMVGTITDVQTRWSGYDESMIATDYTIRLDHIAHDPQALFGNKSQGETIVLSFAGGTIGDKWVAVPGIPSYELGEQAVFFIDGDWIKGISPLVGATAGDYRVSDEGLVTDGTGRLVDRTFFSGGVDKGNGFSIEEFVAEIKRALPFAEADKSLEITNEVEISEDIAHLVFSGDQIPKSVPILSDDYSVSYEVDKTDSDPRTPEAAPEPMNEVILEAGPEDFDELVVIPQDKYAFLWGPPDRTSNFNIPPIYYSGAEWGQNFEYCLSDWNMYADLFRKFTTSDNQFGHQGRNDFAFTDWTTFQAVYGFSLPSSVLGIAVMFNSLGNNINTGEKIYESDIILNVDKSWTLTWSVGYANCSIWYFRSTVIHEAGHCFGREHQFTADPAATYHSVMNYPPCGALDTEFWLPLVDDPQSIRAAYPSNINAINDLGVELYRTAGGGGSSGIPVVWSTFNSSVVAGNNFSMNNFIIENLGTTTMTPAIGWYLTPSQQSYTGSYYVGATTHSALGPFSYWNTSRTLTCPVSVPPGNYYIAAAIQSDDHDWNRSCWTNTTITVTCPQVATPTGLTGTAGCGYIDLSWNAATNATSYRVYRDGALLTTVGGTSYRDNSPGASQRCYRVAGQNDCDLSSQSSQVCRTALSVPASVTGLSCTAGCGYIDVSWNQASGATAYRLYRDGALLTTIAGTSYRDNSPGASERCYSVRASNACGLAPATQTSCCTALTTPPALTGLTCSPGCGVINLDWSPSAGATSYRVYRDGSFYTSVQGSGYQDTNPGTGQRCYHVTAVNTCGESGDSPRACCTALQPPPPLTALNCEPRCGAIALSWSASAGATSYRIFRDGTPYSSTSGTSWTDTSPTTGEHCYTVTAENACGPSAHSPEACCTALFIPAPPNSLTCSPGCGYIQLTWPASAGATQYRVYRDGAILVAVGGTAYQDNSPGAAERCYVVTAVNTCGESDKSPEACCTAGAGPAQVLGLQATTTVCDTIKLRWSAVAGATGYRIYRNGAGHASIPPATTFDDYIGFDACYEYEVTALNDCAEGPPSDPVSGCSECAATTYNISGYMVYYDMVKHIPDVTVDLSGNAVATTFSDGSGWYGFGPLPTGNYQVTPSRPDDDGGVSIGDVVKIRRHLAFIELLDSPYKLLAADVNCGGTVSVSDIIKIRRYLAQLEGLPCGNWVFIDSSFAITNANWFAAPQMITGGLTYDWTDSSFVGVRYGDVNNTWSPGPAPPVVARTVQPGHAAGGAVVVVRDVLDAKAGDLVKVAINAGSAGKLAGLELHLDYSFTELSLIDVSSSSLKNFTANTRGEEIHLVWEDINDPVQASDETSLFTLTFRVAEGLNVPAEIGIRGEIVDESGDPYFADWQAGTIVVASPSPDGSDAGMMPESFYLSANYPNPFNPETHIDFGLPQASHVSLCIYNVMGQRVACLIDQAFGSGNHQVTWDGRDETGVLVGSGVYFYRLEAGSFTQTRKMTLMK